One genomic window of Prochlorococcus marinus str. NATL2A includes the following:
- the psaB gene encoding photosystem I core protein PsaB → MATKFPSFSQGLAQDPTTRRIWYGIATAHDFESHDGMTEEQLYQKLFSTHFGHLAIIGLWVAGNLFHIAWQGNFEQWVLDPLHTRPIAHAIWDPHFGQGLTDALTQAGATSPVNIAYSGLYHWWYTIGMRTNEQLFQGAIFINILVCWLLFAGWLHLQPKYRPSLAWFKNAESQLNHHLAVLFGFSSIAWTGHLIHVAIPESRGIHVGWENWLTVMPHPEGLTPFFSGNWGAYAQNPDSIDAVFGTSQGAGTAIFTFLGGLHPQSESLWLTDIAHHHLAIGVVFIIAGHMYRTNFGIGHSLKEIIEAHNTSHPKDPHRGYFGIKHNGLFETVNNSLHFQLGLALASLGVACSLVAQHMGALPSYAFIARDYTTQSALYTHHQYIAMFLMVGAFSHGAIFFVRDYDPELNKDNVLARILSTKEALISHLSWVTMLLGFHTLGIYVHNDVVVAFGTPEKQILIEPVFAQFAQAASGKMMYGFNALLANASSSASIAANSMPGNHYWMDMINRPDALTNFLPIGPADFLVHHAIALGLHTTALILIKGALDARGTKLIPDKKDLGFAFPCDGPGRGGTCDSSSWDATYLAMFWALNTIAWITFYWHWKHLAIWMGNTAQFNESGTYLMGWFRDYLWLNSSQLINGYNPFGVNALSPWAWMFLFGHLIWATGFMFLISWRGYWQELIETLVWAHQRTPIANLVGWRDKPVALSIVQARLVGLTHFTVGNFVTFGAFVIASTSGKFG, encoded by the coding sequence ATGGCAACTAAATTTCCATCTTTTAGTCAGGGTCTTGCTCAAGACCCTACAACCAGAAGAATCTGGTACGGCATAGCTACTGCCCATGATTTCGAAAGTCATGACGGCATGACTGAGGAGCAGTTATATCAAAAACTCTTCTCTACTCATTTTGGTCACTTGGCCATAATTGGCCTTTGGGTGGCTGGCAACCTTTTTCACATTGCTTGGCAAGGAAACTTTGAGCAATGGGTTCTAGATCCACTCCACACGCGTCCAATTGCACATGCGATATGGGATCCACATTTTGGACAAGGACTTACTGATGCACTAACTCAAGCTGGAGCGACTTCTCCAGTCAACATTGCTTACTCAGGCCTATACCATTGGTGGTACACCATCGGCATGAGAACTAATGAACAGCTTTTTCAAGGTGCGATCTTTATAAACATCCTTGTTTGTTGGTTATTGTTTGCAGGATGGCTTCATCTTCAACCTAAGTACAGACCCTCATTAGCATGGTTCAAAAATGCTGAGTCTCAGTTAAATCATCACTTGGCTGTTCTTTTTGGATTCAGTAGCATCGCTTGGACAGGTCACTTAATTCATGTGGCCATCCCTGAGTCAAGGGGTATACACGTTGGCTGGGAAAATTGGTTAACTGTTATGCCTCATCCAGAAGGTTTAACTCCTTTCTTCTCAGGAAATTGGGGAGCTTATGCTCAAAACCCTGATTCTATTGATGCAGTTTTCGGAACTTCTCAAGGAGCTGGAACAGCAATATTTACTTTTCTTGGTGGTCTTCATCCTCAAAGTGAATCACTTTGGCTAACAGATATTGCTCATCATCATTTAGCTATAGGAGTTGTATTTATAATTGCTGGACATATGTATAGGACTAACTTTGGCATAGGTCATAGTCTCAAGGAAATTATTGAAGCGCATAATACAAGTCACCCAAAGGATCCACATAGAGGTTATTTCGGGATAAAGCACAACGGTCTTTTCGAGACAGTTAACAATTCACTCCATTTTCAGCTTGGACTAGCACTTGCTTCTTTAGGAGTTGCTTGCAGCTTAGTTGCTCAGCATATGGGTGCATTGCCTTCATATGCATTTATCGCAAGGGATTACACAACTCAGTCAGCTCTATATACCCATCATCAATACATAGCAATGTTCTTGATGGTTGGTGCGTTCTCTCACGGAGCAATTTTCTTTGTCAGAGATTATGATCCAGAGCTTAATAAAGACAATGTTCTAGCAAGAATCCTTAGTACAAAAGAAGCCTTAATTAGCCACTTAAGTTGGGTAACAATGCTTCTAGGCTTCCATACTCTTGGAATTTATGTTCACAACGATGTAGTTGTAGCCTTTGGTACACCTGAAAAGCAGATTCTTATAGAACCAGTATTTGCACAGTTCGCACAGGCTGCTAGTGGAAAAATGATGTATGGATTTAATGCGTTGCTAGCAAATGCATCAAGTTCTGCATCTATAGCTGCTAATTCCATGCCAGGTAATCACTACTGGATGGACATGATCAATAGACCAGATGCACTAACCAATTTCTTACCTATTGGACCTGCAGATTTCTTAGTTCACCATGCGATTGCACTAGGACTACATACAACTGCTTTGATTCTTATAAAGGGTGCTCTTGATGCTAGAGGAACAAAACTAATTCCAGATAAAAAGGATTTAGGATTTGCTTTCCCATGTGATGGACCAGGTCGTGGTGGTACTTGTGATAGTTCTTCTTGGGACGCTACTTATTTAGCAATGTTCTGGGCCTTAAATACTATTGCTTGGATTACCTTCTATTGGCATTGGAAACATCTAGCAATTTGGATGGGTAATACCGCTCAATTCAATGAATCTGGTACCTATTTAATGGGTTGGTTTAGAGATTATCTATGGCTAAATAGTTCTCAGCTAATCAATGGATACAACCCATTTGGTGTAAATGCTTTATCTCCATGGGCTTGGATGTTCTTATTTGGTCATCTCATTTGGGCGACTGGATTTATGTTCCTCATCTCTTGGAGAGGATATTGGCAAGAACTTATTGAAACTCTTGTTTGGGCTCATCAAAGAACACCAATAGCTAATTTAGTTGGTTGGAGAGATAAGCCTGTTGCATTATCCATTGTCCAAGCACGATTAGTTGGTTTAACCCATTTCACAGTTGGAAACTTTGTAACTTTTGGTGCATTTGTTATCGCATCTACTTCAGGTAAGTTCGGATAA
- a CDS encoding tetratricopeptide repeat protein: protein MTSRDKDQGKKKIKNVKTYPVPFTLEEKKKNITFNTNTPSQPSKEQIINQAIEFHSQGNIPEAAKYYKNFINQGFKDERAFSNYGVILKSLGKLKEAEISTRKAIEIKPDLADSYYNLGIILKDLGKLKESETYTRKAIELNPNYAEAHSILGLILRDLGNLQEAESYTRKAIEIKPNYAEACSNLGLILKDSGQLQEAELSCRKAIEINPNFADAYSNLGGILSDLGKLKEAELSARKAIAIKPNYAEACSNLGIILKDLGNLQEAESYTRKAIEIKPNFAEALYSLGSLLIDLDKREEAMKSLLKAVELKPALDKAVRDLAINLNYEKKFELALKYLSKNESISCQSLYLGCLLSLDREKEFNEKYQELSKKRVCNAEIGGIIEHASIIYEKKYHSPFCNQAMKYVLFEKINEESFSTNDLNKMISYIKNEKTMMRYQGTLHKGIQTSGNLFSLDLPFVRSIKKALEEKIELYRNKFKDSGQGFILNWPEKYELRSWMISMKNGGFLAPHNHEYGWVTGSFYLQIPKYSNNDNHSGDIAFSYKGPRYPNKGKNFNLMIKKIEIRDICIFPSSLFHHTIPFESTEERICFVFDLIQK from the coding sequence TTGACATCTCGTGATAAAGATCAAGGAAAAAAGAAAATCAAGAATGTTAAAACATACCCAGTTCCATTCACTTTGGAAGAAAAAAAGAAAAATATTACTTTTAATACAAACACGCCTTCTCAACCTTCTAAAGAACAAATAATCAATCAAGCAATTGAATTTCATTCACAAGGAAATATTCCAGAAGCGGCAAAATATTATAAAAATTTCATCAATCAAGGATTCAAAGATGAGAGGGCTTTTTCTAATTATGGAGTCATATTAAAAAGTCTTGGTAAATTAAAAGAAGCAGAAATATCAACTCGTAAAGCAATTGAAATTAAACCTGATTTAGCAGATTCATATTATAATCTGGGGATCATTTTAAAAGATCTTGGCAAATTAAAAGAATCAGAAACATACACTCGCAAGGCTATTGAACTGAATCCTAATTACGCAGAGGCTCATTCCATTTTAGGACTAATATTGCGAGATCTTGGTAACTTACAAGAAGCAGAAAGCTACACTCGCAAAGCTATTGAAATTAAACCTAATTACGCAGAAGCTTGTTCCAATTTAGGACTAATATTGAAAGATAGCGGCCAATTACAAGAAGCAGAATTGTCATGTCGCAAAGCGATTGAAATTAATCCTAATTTCGCTGATGCGTATTCCAACCTGGGAGGTATATTGAGCGATCTTGGCAAATTAAAAGAAGCAGAGCTATCAGCTCGCAAAGCCATTGCAATTAAACCTAATTACGCAGAAGCTTGTTCAAATTTAGGAATAATATTGAAAGATCTTGGTAACTTGCAAGAAGCAGAAAGCTACACTCGCAAAGCTATTGAAATTAAGCCAAATTTCGCAGAGGCTCTTTATAGCCTGGGAAGCTTATTGATAGATCTTGATAAACGAGAAGAAGCAATGAAAAGCTTGTTAAAGGCAGTTGAATTAAAACCTGCATTAGATAAGGCAGTTAGAGACTTAGCCATTAATTTAAATTATGAAAAAAAATTTGAATTAGCTTTAAAATATCTAAGCAAAAATGAATCTATTTCTTGTCAAAGCCTATATCTAGGCTGTCTATTATCTCTAGATCGAGAAAAAGAGTTTAATGAAAAATATCAAGAACTATCTAAAAAGAGAGTCTGTAATGCTGAGATTGGAGGCATAATTGAGCATGCCAGTATTATTTACGAAAAAAAATATCATTCACCTTTCTGTAATCAAGCCATGAAATATGTCTTGTTTGAAAAAATAAATGAAGAATCATTCTCCACAAATGATCTAAACAAAATGATTTCTTATATAAAAAACGAAAAAACTATGATGAGGTATCAAGGTACTCTTCATAAAGGAATTCAAACTTCTGGAAATTTATTTTCATTAGATCTTCCATTTGTTAGGTCAATTAAAAAAGCCTTAGAAGAAAAGATTGAACTTTACAGAAATAAATTTAAAGATAGTGGGCAAGGCTTCATCCTTAATTGGCCCGAAAAGTATGAACTTCGGTCATGGATGATAAGTATGAAAAACGGAGGATTCCTGGCACCTCATAATCATGAATATGGATGGGTTACTGGTAGTTTTTATCTACAGATTCCTAAATATAGTAATAATGATAATCATTCAGGTGATATAGCTTTTAGTTATAAAGGTCCTAGATATCCTAATAAAGGTAAGAATTTTAATTTAATGATTAAGAAAATAGAAATCAGAGATATTTGTATATTTCCTTCTTCTTTATTTCACCATACAATTCCATTTGAAAGCACAGAAGAACGGATATGTTTTGTTTTTGATTTAATACAGAAATAA
- the psaA gene encoding photosystem I core protein PsaA, which produces MTISPPEKEQKKEPVLDKPIETDAIPVDFSKLDKPGFWSKSLAKGPKTTTWIWNLHADAHDFDTHVGDLQETSRKVFSAHFGHLAVIFIWMSAAFFHGARFSNYSGWLSDPTHVKPGAQVVWPIVGQEMLNADLGGNYHGIQITSGIFQMWRGWGITNETELMALAIGALLMAAIMLHGGIYHYHKAAPKLDWFRNLESMLNHHIAGLVGLGSIAWAGHCIHIGAPTAALMDAIDAGKPLIIDGIPIASIADMPLPHELCNPAIASQIFPGLAGRTVENFFTTNWWAFSDFLTFKGGLNPVTGSLWMTDISHHHLAFGVLAVLGGHLYRTMFGIGHSLKEILDNHAGDPILFPAPNGHKGIYEFLANSWHAQLGLNLAMIGSLSIIISHHMYAMPPYPYLSIDYPTVLGLFTHHMWIGGLFIVGAAAHAGIAMIRDYDPAVHIDNVLDRILKARDALISHLNWACMFLGFHSFGLYIHNDVMRALGRPADMFSDTGIQLQPVFAQWIQNIHNSAAGSTTLAGANVSLQPGLVSEVFNGSVSQVGGKIGIAPIPLGTADFMIHHIHAFTIHVTLLILLKGVLFARSSRLIPDKANLGFRFPCDGPGRGGTCQVSSWDHVFLGLFWMYNGLSVVIFHFSWKMQSDVWGLTGGNFAQSSITINGWLRDFLWAQSSQVLTSYGQPISMYGLMFLGAHFVWAFSLMFLFSGRGYWQELFESIIWAHNKLNLAPTIQPRALSITQGRAVGAAHFLLGGIATTWAFFHARLIGLG; this is translated from the coding sequence ATGACCATTAGCCCACCAGAAAAAGAACAAAAAAAAGAACCGGTTCTCGATAAACCTATCGAAACTGATGCAATCCCTGTAGATTTTTCCAAGCTTGATAAGCCTGGTTTTTGGTCAAAATCCCTTGCTAAAGGGCCAAAGACTACTACATGGATATGGAATCTTCATGCTGATGCGCATGATTTTGATACTCATGTTGGAGATCTCCAAGAAACCAGTAGAAAAGTATTTTCTGCTCATTTTGGACATCTAGCAGTCATCTTTATTTGGATGAGTGCAGCTTTTTTCCATGGAGCTCGCTTTTCTAATTATTCTGGATGGCTCTCTGATCCAACTCATGTCAAGCCAGGAGCACAAGTTGTTTGGCCAATAGTTGGTCAGGAGATGCTTAATGCGGATTTAGGCGGTAATTATCACGGTATTCAGATCACTTCTGGAATTTTTCAGATGTGGAGAGGCTGGGGAATTACCAATGAAACCGAGCTCATGGCTTTAGCTATTGGTGCACTACTAATGGCAGCCATAATGTTGCACGGTGGCATATATCACTATCACAAAGCTGCTCCCAAGCTTGATTGGTTTAGAAATCTAGAGTCTATGCTCAATCACCACATAGCTGGTCTAGTGGGATTGGGTTCGATTGCATGGGCTGGACATTGCATTCACATTGGTGCACCTACAGCAGCACTCATGGATGCAATTGATGCAGGAAAGCCTCTAATTATTGATGGAATTCCAATTGCTTCGATTGCGGACATGCCTCTGCCCCACGAGCTTTGCAATCCTGCTATTGCTAGTCAAATATTCCCTGGCCTCGCTGGAAGAACAGTTGAAAATTTCTTTACGACTAATTGGTGGGCGTTTAGTGATTTCCTAACTTTCAAAGGTGGTCTAAATCCAGTTACTGGTAGCTTATGGATGACAGATATTTCTCATCATCATTTAGCTTTTGGAGTACTAGCTGTATTGGGCGGTCATCTATATAGAACAATGTTTGGCATTGGCCATAGCCTGAAAGAAATACTAGATAATCATGCTGGAGATCCAATTCTTTTCCCTGCTCCAAATGGTCATAAAGGGATTTATGAGTTTTTAGCTAATAGTTGGCATGCTCAGCTTGGTTTAAACCTTGCAATGATTGGCTCCTTGAGCATCATCATTTCCCATCACATGTATGCGATGCCCCCATATCCGTACTTGTCGATTGATTACCCAACTGTCCTAGGTCTATTCACTCACCACATGTGGATAGGAGGATTATTCATTGTTGGTGCAGCAGCTCATGCTGGTATTGCAATGATTAGAGACTATGACCCAGCTGTTCATATTGATAACGTTCTAGACAGAATCTTGAAAGCAAGAGATGCATTAATTAGTCATCTGAATTGGGCTTGCATGTTCTTAGGTTTCCATAGTTTTGGTCTTTATATTCATAACGATGTAATGCGTGCATTAGGAAGACCTGCAGATATGTTCAGTGATACAGGAATCCAACTTCAACCTGTTTTTGCTCAGTGGATTCAAAATATTCATAATTCAGCAGCTGGTTCTACCACTCTTGCTGGTGCAAACGTAAGCCTTCAACCTGGATTAGTTAGTGAAGTTTTTAATGGTTCCGTAAGTCAAGTTGGAGGAAAAATTGGAATCGCTCCTATACCTTTAGGAACTGCTGATTTCATGATTCACCATATCCATGCTTTTACTATCCACGTAACCCTTCTGATTCTTCTAAAAGGAGTTTTATTCGCAAGGAGCTCCAGACTAATTCCTGACAAAGCGAATCTTGGATTTAGATTCCCATGTGATGGACCAGGAAGAGGAGGTACATGCCAAGTTTCATCTTGGGATCATGTTTTCCTTGGATTGTTCTGGATGTATAACGGCTTATCAGTAGTTATCTTCCACTTCTCATGGAAGATGCAAAGTGATGTATGGGGTCTAACAGGAGGAAACTTTGCTCAAAGTTCCATAACTATCAATGGATGGCTTAGAGATTTCCTATGGGCTCAGTCATCTCAGGTCCTAACAAGTTATGGTCAACCTATAAGCATGTACGGTTTGATGTTCTTAGGAGCTCATTTCGTTTGGGCATTTAGTCTTATGTTCCTATTTAGTGGACGTGGTTACTGGCAAGAGTTATTTGAGTCAATCATTTGGGCTCATAATAAACTTAACTTGGCTCCAACCATCCAACCAAGGGCTTTATCTATCACTCAAGGTCGCGCAGTAGGAGCAGCTCATTTCCTTCTTGGAGGAATTGCTACAACTTGGGCCTTCTTCCATGCTCGCTTAATTGGTCTCGGCTGA
- a CDS encoding serine hydrolase yields MAFYRQDPEMAYCLKGLLDRFEKEGRPYLQENIAITCIRYDKQSPSTSSGYGTGWNSNRFFYPASVVKIVYALATQVWLEQDLIVDSEELRRALHEMIANSNNDATSYIVDLLTGTTSGPSLNKSNFQAWKIQRQLINHWLDELRWPEIKKWNCSQKTWNEGPFGREKDFYGKKNENRNSMTTDGSARIFESLMTLEMLPKLASEHLIKVFHRSLDPVSRKQDPENQVDGFLGAGLPLASKLWSKAGLMSEVRHDVAWWKSPNKNPMLTVVFTTGKELVKDQFLLPALSSELNKLAI; encoded by the coding sequence ATGGCGTTCTACCGGCAAGACCCTGAGATGGCATATTGCCTGAAAGGTCTACTCGATAGATTTGAAAAAGAAGGTCGCCCATACCTTCAAGAAAACATTGCAATAACATGCATTCGTTATGACAAGCAAAGTCCATCTACATCTAGTGGATATGGGACAGGGTGGAATTCAAACAGATTTTTTTATCCTGCAAGCGTAGTAAAAATAGTTTATGCATTGGCGACTCAGGTATGGCTAGAACAAGACTTAATTGTTGACTCAGAAGAACTTAGAAGAGCCTTACATGAAATGATTGCAAACTCCAACAATGACGCCACAAGTTATATTGTAGATCTTTTAACAGGTACAACAAGTGGTCCATCTCTTAATAAGTCAAACTTTCAAGCATGGAAAATCCAAAGGCAATTAATCAACCACTGGCTAGACGAACTTAGATGGCCTGAAATTAAAAAGTGGAACTGCAGTCAAAAGACATGGAATGAAGGACCTTTTGGAAGAGAAAAAGATTTTTATGGAAAAAAGAATGAGAATCGAAACAGTATGACAACCGATGGGAGTGCCAGAATCTTTGAATCATTAATGACTCTTGAAATGCTTCCAAAATTAGCAAGCGAGCATTTAATAAAAGTTTTTCATCGCTCACTCGACCCAGTTTCTCGCAAGCAAGACCCAGAGAATCAAGTAGATGGTTTTTTAGGAGCAGGCCTTCCTTTAGCTTCTAAACTTTGGAGCAAAGCAGGGCTAATGAGTGAAGTTCGCCATGATGTCGCATGGTGGAAGTCGCCTAATAAGAATCCTATGCTTACAGTCGTCTTTACAACTGGCAAAGAATTAGTCAAAGATCAATTTTTGCTTCCTGCGCTTAGCAGTGAGTTAAACAAATTAGCTATTTAG
- a CDS encoding HEAT repeat domain-containing protein: protein MNQVFAGGLALIIALILWSSKKQSKASAFFKSQKDSFSKAQVSSALVIEKSLQKQKSKKLNNNKSRFFSPQPSLNSIETKKQLNKLISSNPNDRLLAIQIASQWNNKKALPFLRRGLKDSDSRVVIASASGISSYKGKTIDLYKKPQVSRRPRNVSLIR from the coding sequence ATGAATCAAGTTTTTGCTGGTGGTTTAGCTCTAATTATTGCTTTAATCCTTTGGAGTTCAAAAAAACAATCCAAGGCATCAGCTTTTTTCAAATCTCAAAAGGATTCTTTTTCAAAAGCTCAGGTATCATCGGCTTTGGTAATCGAAAAGAGTTTACAAAAACAAAAATCAAAAAAACTGAATAATAACAAATCCAGGTTTTTTTCACCTCAACCTTCACTTAATTCAATAGAAACAAAAAAACAATTAAATAAATTAATCTCTAGCAACCCCAATGATCGTCTATTAGCTATTCAAATTGCTAGTCAATGGAACAACAAGAAAGCATTACCTTTTTTAAGAAGAGGATTGAAGGATTCTGACAGTAGGGTTGTTATTGCTTCTGCTTCTGGAATTTCATCTTATAAAGGAAAAACTATTGATTTATATAAAAAACCTCAAGTTTCTAGACGTCCTCGAAATGTATCTCTAATCCGATAA
- a CDS encoding photosystem I reaction center subunit VIII, protein MTSELASSLLPAILIPLVGIMGPAVFIVLIGRYITATE, encoded by the coding sequence ATGACTAGTGAACTAGCTTCAAGTTTGCTTCCCGCTATTCTGATTCCATTAGTTGGAATAATGGGTCCAGCCGTTTTCATTGTTTTGATTGGTAGGTACATAACTGCTACTGAGTAA
- a CDS encoding glycosyltransferase family 2 protein has translation MNSNVALSVVVPIYNEEESLPFLVNQLLEVLQPMEETFELVLVNDGSSDNSAEVIRKLSFDIPELVGVLLRKNYGQTAAMAAGFDISSGEIVVTLDGDLQNDPADIPLLVNKIRDGFDLVSGWRYRRQDAAISRKLPSKIANRLIGKVTGVRLNDYGCSLKAYRKEVLTDMRLYGELHRFLPVLANIEGARITEVKVNHRARQFGSSKYGIDRTFRVLMDLLTVWFMNRFLTRPMYVFGFGGILAIIGSFITSLYLLIIKLLGEDIGNRPLLIFALLLAVTGVQLFGFGLLGELQIRTYHESQNRPIYRIRDTFRGRLET, from the coding sequence ATGAATTCTAATGTTGCACTATCAGTTGTTGTTCCTATCTATAACGAAGAAGAAAGTCTTCCTTTTTTGGTGAATCAGTTATTAGAAGTTTTACAGCCTATGGAGGAAACTTTTGAACTAGTTTTAGTTAATGATGGTTCATCAGATAACAGCGCAGAGGTGATTAGAAAACTAAGCTTTGATATACCAGAATTAGTTGGAGTTCTTCTGCGTAAAAACTATGGACAGACCGCAGCGATGGCAGCAGGATTTGATATTTCTTCTGGAGAGATAGTTGTTACACTTGATGGTGACTTGCAAAATGATCCTGCAGATATTCCGTTATTAGTTAATAAGATTAGGGATGGATTTGATCTTGTGAGTGGGTGGAGATATCGAAGGCAAGATGCTGCGATAAGTAGAAAGCTTCCATCAAAAATTGCTAACCGATTGATTGGGAAGGTTACTGGTGTGCGACTTAATGATTATGGATGTTCTTTAAAGGCTTACAGGAAAGAAGTACTGACTGATATGAGATTATATGGAGAATTGCATAGATTCTTGCCTGTTCTTGCAAATATTGAAGGAGCTAGAATTACGGAAGTTAAAGTAAATCATAGAGCTCGTCAATTTGGATCTAGTAAGTATGGAATAGATAGAACTTTTAGAGTCTTGATGGACTTGTTGACTGTTTGGTTTATGAATAGATTTTTAACTAGACCTATGTATGTATTTGGTTTTGGTGGAATTCTTGCAATCATTGGGAGCTTCATAACAAGCTTGTACCTATTAATCATCAAACTTTTAGGAGAAGATATAGGTAATAGACCTTTACTTATTTTCGCTTTACTTCTTGCAGTGACTGGAGTTCAACTTTTTGGATTTGGTTTACTTGGAGAGCTTCAGATCCGCACTTATCATGAAAGTCAAAATAGACCAATTTATCGGATTAGAGATACATTTCGAGGACGTCTAGAAACTTGA
- a CDS encoding C40 family peptidase, whose product MTLEVLLTKASFVLGSLWKLRINIDGFKSENSDELVTQASIGRSFQLIDCLRSNFKDKEFIDRVKVRLLEDDYICWFRFSELTHQASKIESWEFEFFTEERIFSRIPAILSWTKDAKKMSNEYLWGGTIGPNFDCSGLVQSAFASSGIWIPRDAYQQEKFCKNIALDIEVLDKYLKPGDLLFFGSSEKCTHVGLHIENGFYIHSSGVTDGHNGIEIDGLFQPNLGKIASFYRSKFRSAGRVISCYQSEKL is encoded by the coding sequence ATGACCTTAGAGGTTTTGCTAACTAAAGCTTCATTTGTTTTGGGAAGTTTATGGAAACTGCGAATAAATATTGATGGATTTAAAAGTGAAAATAGTGATGAATTAGTTACACAAGCAAGTATTGGTAGGAGTTTTCAATTGATTGATTGTTTAAGATCTAATTTTAAAGATAAGGAATTCATCGATAGAGTTAAAGTGCGTCTTTTGGAAGATGACTATATTTGTTGGTTTAGATTTTCTGAATTAACTCATCAAGCTTCAAAAATAGAATCTTGGGAATTTGAATTTTTTACTGAAGAGAGAATTTTTTCTAGGATTCCTGCGATATTGTCTTGGACTAAGGACGCGAAAAAAATGAGTAATGAATATTTGTGGGGTGGAACGATAGGTCCAAATTTTGATTGCTCTGGTTTGGTTCAATCTGCTTTTGCAAGTTCAGGCATTTGGATACCAAGAGATGCTTATCAGCAGGAAAAATTCTGCAAAAATATTGCATTGGATATTGAAGTTTTAGACAAATATTTAAAACCTGGTGATTTACTTTTCTTTGGATCATCTGAAAAATGTACCCACGTTGGATTACATATTGAGAATGGTTTTTATATTCATAGTTCTGGGGTAACTGATGGGCATAATGGAATAGAGATTGATGGTTTATTTCAACCGAACCTTGGGAAAATTGCTTCTTTTTACAGATCTAAATTTAGATCTGCTGGAAGAGTAATCTCTTGTTATCAGAGTGAAAAACTCTAA
- a CDS encoding photosystem I reaction center protein subunit XI, with protein sequence MTKSQETLMQKWAVKTVSDPTVGNLQTPVNSGWFTKMVINNLPVYREGLSPNFRGLETGAIFGYLLFGPFSMTGPLRNTDFALTAGLLGGVGAIQIMTALFILYNAAGKAPNVQPPDATVANPPSDLFTRAGWNDFTNGFWLGGTGGVVFAWLLIGTLHLDTVLPLIKEYHLLGA encoded by the coding sequence ATGACTAAATCTCAAGAAACACTTATGCAAAAGTGGGCTGTGAAAACAGTCTCAGACCCAACTGTTGGCAATCTTCAAACCCCAGTTAACAGTGGTTGGTTTACAAAGATGGTTATAAATAATCTTCCTGTCTATAGAGAAGGCCTATCGCCAAACTTCAGAGGTCTAGAAACAGGTGCAATTTTTGGTTATTTACTTTTTGGTCCTTTTTCTATGACTGGGCCTCTAAGGAATACTGATTTTGCTTTAACGGCAGGTTTGCTTGGCGGTGTAGGAGCTATTCAAATAATGACTGCTCTTTTTATTCTTTACAATGCTGCAGGTAAGGCTCCTAACGTACAACCTCCTGATGCAACAGTAGCTAATCCTCCTTCCGATTTATTTACTAGAGCAGGATGGAATGATTTTACAAATGGTTTTTGGTTAGGGGGCACTGGAGGTGTCGTTTTTGCGTGGTTGTTAATTGGTACTTTGCATCTAGATACTGTTCTCCCGTTGATTAAGGAATATCATTTACTTGGAGCTTAA